A genomic segment from Bradyrhizobium sp. ISRA430 encodes:
- the trpD gene encoding anthranilate phosphoribosyltransferase: MEVLRSIIGKVATGATLTREETASAFDSMMSGYATPSQIGALLMGMRVRGETVEEVTGAASAMRNRMPRIEAACDPVGLAGTSETLMYSVNVSTCASFIVAGAGIPVAKHANRAASSGSSAADVLARLGVKVDLKPEAIARCVQEADIGFMFASAHYPAMQRIGQIRTAVGTHTIFNLIEALCNPAGVKRQIVGVLCPEWVQPLAYALKNLGAESAWVVHGLDGLDEITLTGPTFVAALEAGIVRTFEVTPEEAGLPRSRNDALESSDAEANAVALQNVLDGVPGRFRDAALLNAAAALVVAGRASTLQEGVALGQESLDRGAAAARLKRLIAVSNA; encoded by the coding sequence ATGGAAGTGCTTAGATCGATCATCGGCAAAGTTGCCACGGGCGCCACTCTGACGCGTGAGGAAACTGCGTCAGCCTTCGACAGCATGATGTCGGGTTACGCAACTCCCTCGCAAATCGGAGCCTTGTTGATGGGGATGAGGGTCCGGGGCGAGACGGTCGAAGAAGTCACCGGCGCCGCCTCGGCGATGCGGAATAGAATGCCGCGGATCGAGGCGGCATGCGACCCCGTCGGTCTCGCTGGCACAAGCGAGACCCTTATGTATTCGGTCAACGTGTCGACGTGTGCTTCCTTCATCGTCGCCGGAGCCGGCATTCCTGTGGCCAAGCATGCCAACCGCGCTGCGTCTTCGGGTTCAAGCGCCGCAGACGTGTTGGCGCGCCTCGGTGTGAAGGTTGATCTCAAGCCTGAGGCCATCGCACGTTGCGTGCAGGAAGCCGACATCGGCTTCATGTTTGCGTCAGCCCATTATCCGGCGATGCAGCGCATCGGGCAGATCCGGACCGCAGTTGGAACCCATACGATCTTTAATCTGATCGAGGCTCTGTGCAACCCGGCCGGGGTCAAGCGGCAGATCGTTGGGGTATTGTGTCCCGAATGGGTGCAGCCTCTGGCGTACGCCTTGAAGAACCTTGGTGCCGAATCGGCATGGGTTGTTCATGGCTTGGACGGGCTCGACGAAATAACCCTCACCGGCCCAACGTTTGTTGCTGCGCTTGAGGCGGGTATAGTTCGCACCTTTGAAGTGACGCCGGAAGAAGCCGGGCTCCCCCGCAGCCGCAACGACGCGCTGGAGAGCAGCGATGCCGAGGCTAATGCCGTTGCGCTGCAAAATGTGCTCGATGGCGTACCAGGTCGATTTCGCGACGCCGCGCTTTTGAACGCGGCGGCGGCGTTGGTCGTGGCCGGGCGGGCCTCGACACTGCAGGAAGGCGTAGCACTTGGACAAGAATCACTTGATCGCGGCGCCGCAGCCGCTCGACTGAAGCGTCTGATCGCGGTTTCGAACGCCTGA
- a CDS encoding carboxyl transferase domain-containing protein — MREIIARLVDGSRFQEYQPHYATSLVCALRGFMDFKSRSCQ; from the coding sequence ATGCGAGAGATCATTGCTCGTCTGGTCGATGGCAGCCGATTTCAAGAATACCAGCCGCACTATGCGACATCACTCGTGTGCGCTTTGCGCGGCTTCATGGATTTCAAGTCGCGATCCTGCCAATAA
- a CDS encoding IS630 family transposase, translated as MANAGERGRPIAPLVLSPQERAYLERQVRRHRVARSLSERCRAILRCADGLPSKSVAAELGLHEHTVGKWRRRFLKDRCDGLLDEARPGRPRTIDDDQVAAVIERTLRMTPADATHWSICSMAAETGFSHTTIRRMWAAFGLQPHRSQTFKLSSDPLFVDKVRDIVGLYLSPPNRALVLSIDEKSQIQALDREQPVLPMMPGVPERRTHSYVRHGTTSLFAALDVASGFVIGKCYKRHRAVEFLKFLKEIDAQVPEGLDVHIVMDNYATHKTPKIKAWLARRPHYHVHFTPTSTSWINQVERWFAELTRKQIQRGVHTSVRQLEADIRTFIDLHNRNPKPFKWTKSADQILASVKRFCHKAQQTLFGEL; from the coding sequence GTGGCGAATGCAGGTGAGCGAGGCCGGCCGATCGCGCCGTTAGTGCTGAGTCCGCAGGAGCGGGCGTACTTGGAGAGGCAAGTTCGTCGTCATCGTGTTGCCCGGTCGCTATCTGAGCGATGCCGCGCGATCCTGCGATGTGCGGATGGCTTGCCAAGCAAGTCTGTAGCTGCCGAACTCGGCCTCCACGAACATACCGTTGGCAAGTGGCGCCGCCGATTCTTGAAGGACCGCTGTGATGGCCTGCTTGACGAGGCCCGCCCTGGCCGCCCTCGCACCATCGACGACGATCAGGTCGCTGCCGTGATCGAGCGGACGTTGCGTATGACGCCGGCCGATGCGACGCACTGGTCGATCTGCTCGATGGCTGCGGAAACTGGCTTTTCCCACACCACGATCCGCCGTATGTGGGCGGCGTTCGGCTTGCAGCCGCACCGCAGCCAGACGTTCAAGCTGTCGAGCGATCCGCTGTTCGTCGACAAGGTGCGCGATATCGTCGGCCTTTACCTGTCTCCACCGAACCGAGCCCTCGTCCTCAGCATCGATGAGAAAAGCCAGATCCAGGCACTCGATCGCGAGCAGCCGGTCTTGCCGATGATGCCTGGGGTGCCGGAACGTCGCACGCACAGCTATGTGCGGCATGGTACGACCTCGCTGTTTGCTGCGCTCGATGTCGCCTCGGGGTTCGTTATCGGCAAATGCTACAAGCGCCACCGAGCGGTCGAGTTCTTGAAGTTTTTAAAAGAGATCGATGCCCAAGTTCCTGAAGGGCTCGATGTCCATATCGTCATGGATAACTACGCCACCCACAAGACACCCAAGATCAAAGCGTGGCTCGCACGTCGGCCTCACTATCATGTTCATTTTACGCCGACGTCCACGTCATGGATCAATCAGGTCGAGCGCTGGTTCGCTGAACTGACCAGAAAGCAGATCCAGCGAGGTGTCCACACCTCCGTCAGGCAGCTCGAGGCCGACATCCGTACCTTCATCGACCTGCACAACAGAAACCCGAAGCCCTTCAAATGGACCAAGTCCGCAGACCAGATTTTGGCTTCGGTCAAACGCTTCTGTCACAAAGCTCAGCAGACATTATTTGGCGAACTTTAG
- a CDS encoding YopT-type cysteine protease domain-containing protein produces MGLCCSKPQTSDAIIYSPSTSEPSTSSLSTSSNPTSPARPIRPLFEYRTAELSEANVNGICVGLAAEWLLNLPSSPSSRMRALRPGTQNHSSAAMRQQRYEDLKSLLRRNRAEGSHNLQAKSTMLREAGLEPFAQETRYRFGTSSRIDQIVNEVADNGSIYLVSLRFAAGGAHTIATSTSNGMTTLFDPNYGEFTVRSDQMGELFKSLADRYRNPNRHDISAVVTQRMT; encoded by the coding sequence ATGGGGCTCTGCTGCAGCAAGCCACAGACCTCAGATGCAATCATTTATAGTCCAAGCACCTCGGAGCCCAGCACATCCTCTCTGTCCACCAGCTCAAATCCAACCTCTCCAGCGAGGCCTATCCGTCCTTTGTTCGAATACAGGACTGCTGAATTGTCCGAGGCCAATGTCAACGGAATCTGCGTTGGATTGGCAGCGGAGTGGCTCCTCAATCTCCCGAGCAGCCCATCATCCCGGATGAGGGCGCTGCGCCCGGGGACTCAAAATCACAGCTCAGCGGCCATGCGGCAGCAGCGGTATGAAGACCTCAAGAGCCTGTTGCGAAGGAATAGGGCGGAAGGTTCTCACAACCTTCAGGCAAAAAGTACGATGTTACGCGAAGCCGGCCTAGAGCCGTTCGCCCAAGAGACGCGATATAGGTTTGGTACATCTTCGCGCATTGACCAGATCGTGAATGAGGTCGCCGACAATGGGTCGATCTACTTGGTCAGCTTGCGTTTCGCCGCAGGTGGCGCCCACACAATCGCAACGTCGACATCGAATGGAATGACGACCCTCTTTGATCCTAATTATGGGGAATTTACTGTTCGCTCAGATCAGATGGGTGAGTTGTTCAAAAGTCTCGCCGACCGCTACAGGAACCCGAACCGACATGATATATCGGCCGTCGTCACACAAAGGATGACGTGA
- the tnpB gene encoding IS66 family insertion sequence element accessory protein TnpB (TnpB, as the term is used for proteins encoded by IS66 family insertion elements, is considered an accessory protein, since TnpC, encoded by a neighboring gene, is a DDE family transposase.), whose product MIPIPSGVRVWIATGHTDMRRGMQSLALTVQEILKRDPHAGDLYIFRGRRGDLVKILWHDGLGMSLYAKRLGRGKFIWPSASAGAVSISAAQMAYMLEGIDWRNPQLS is encoded by the coding sequence ATGATCCCGATCCCGAGCGGCGTCAGGGTTTGGATCGCCACTGGCCACACCGACATGCGTCGCGGCATGCAAAGCCTGGCTCTTACAGTTCAGGAGATTCTGAAGCGCGATCCGCACGCTGGCGATCTCTACATCTTCCGGGGCCGCCGCGGCGATCTGGTCAAGATCCTCTGGCATGACGGATTAGGCATGTCGCTCTACGCCAAGCGTCTGGGTCGCGGCAAGTTCATCTGGCCGTCGGCGTCGGCCGGCGCGGTGTCGATCTCGGCGGCGCAGATGGCTTACATGCTCGAGGGCATCGATTGGAGGAATCCGCAACTAAGCTAG
- a CDS encoding plasmid stabilization protein: MAAVTIRNLSEEAHRALKVRAAQHNRSAEAEMRAILEAAVRPEGRLQLGTALSEMSRKIGLTNADVEALEHGRDARPAEPMRFE; this comes from the coding sequence ATGGCCGCCGTCACCATCCGCAACCTCTCCGAGGAGGCGCATCGCGCCCTGAAAGTCCGCGCGGCGCAGCACAATCGCAGCGCGGAAGCGGAAATGCGCGCCATTCTGGAGGCCGCCGTGCGTCCTGAAGGCCGGCTGCAGCTCGGCACCGCCCTTTCGGAGATGAGCCGGAAGATCGGCCTCACCAATGCCGATGTCGAGGCACTTGAACACGGCCGCGACGCGCGTCCCGCTGAGCCGATGCGCTTCGAATGA
- a CDS encoding type II toxin-antitoxin system VapC family toxin, whose amino-acid sequence MILLDTNVVSEAMKPDPHPTVRDWLDAQAAETLFLSSVTIAELLFGIGALPRGKRKDRLAAALDGVLDLFATRILPFDTDAARRYAELAVKARTAGKGFPTPDGYIAAIAAAHGFAVASRDTSAFNAVGLTMIDPWTVTS is encoded by the coding sequence ATGATCCTGCTCGATACTAATGTGGTCTCCGAGGCGATGAAGCCCGATCCGCACCCAACGGTCCGTGACTGGCTCGACGCCCAGGCGGCCGAAACGCTGTTTCTCTCCAGCGTCACCATCGCCGAACTGTTGTTCGGCATCGGCGCGCTGCCGCGCGGCAAGCGCAAGGACAGGCTGGCAGCTGCGCTCGACGGCGTGTTGGACCTGTTCGCAACCCGCATCCTGCCCTTCGATACCGACGCGGCGCGGCGCTATGCCGAACTCGCCGTCAAGGCGCGCACGGCCGGAAAAGGCTTCCCCACGCCCGACGGCTACATCGCTGCGATCGCCGCCGCGCACGGGTTCGCCGTGGCATCGCGCGACACAAGTGCGTTCAATGCCGTCGGTCTGACGATGATCGATCCCTGGACCGTGACCAGCTGA
- a CDS encoding acyl-CoA dehydrogenase family protein has product MCNRDSHGDELARSATGFIVGLMAMYTQVYAQFREAQERTAEGRAAALYSSLIADLSQLNFADADDRRAFPPTLHSILARHGLFGLTTPGEHGGLALPLQEAINLISATASFDVSAASTLVIHNFLALPCIQAAPHIPEQKHIIWGATRGDLCAFALTEPGAGSAPRHIEASALMREDKVRISGRKIWIGLADWARWIVCFARASGPDAKGRLVGVLVDRQAPGLKVTHEHRTLGLRGIIQNTLEFHDVEVPRSYVLSRDQDGWGAAASSMNRGRVGVAAMGLGALERAIQVAASYASHRRLGKLRMIENSYIEQLFGQMVLRREVVKAMLAASCRLVSAQGAPNVHLTSATKVLSSEWCGLVADQCVQLLGGRGYDEGAPLAKIYRDARILRIFEGPTEALLSHLGRCLLSKATRDEIADLFRSVGAASVHAAAIEELSGLNETDGAVLIYAGWLTTLGLAKAVMSAGCFSASDCAAAAADLVSSELATLRTRAPARQSVEVRNRASRTLTTFLEDAACSIRSPVLTDDYLRLVQYV; this is encoded by the coding sequence ATGTGTAACCGAGATAGCCACGGGGATGAATTGGCACGAAGCGCGACCGGGTTCATTGTGGGCCTTATGGCTATGTATACTCAGGTTTACGCCCAATTCAGGGAGGCGCAGGAACGCACAGCCGAAGGCCGTGCAGCTGCACTATACTCCAGTTTGATCGCTGACCTCAGTCAGCTGAATTTCGCTGACGCGGATGACCGCCGAGCATTCCCTCCAACCCTACACAGCATATTGGCAAGGCATGGACTGTTCGGGCTCACCACACCAGGAGAGCACGGCGGATTAGCTCTTCCCTTGCAGGAGGCCATCAACCTCATCTCCGCCACTGCATCCTTCGATGTCTCCGCTGCCTCTACCCTCGTCATCCATAACTTCCTGGCCTTGCCCTGCATCCAAGCGGCACCGCACATCCCCGAACAAAAGCATATCATTTGGGGTGCAACACGCGGCGATCTCTGCGCTTTCGCTTTGACGGAGCCCGGAGCTGGCTCGGCCCCGAGGCATATAGAGGCTTCGGCTCTCATGCGCGAAGATAAAGTTCGTATCTCTGGCCGCAAGATCTGGATCGGCCTCGCTGACTGGGCTCGCTGGATCGTTTGCTTTGCGCGCGCGTCTGGACCCGATGCGAAAGGTCGGCTCGTTGGTGTACTCGTTGACAGGCAAGCTCCAGGCCTCAAGGTCACGCACGAGCATCGCACACTCGGTCTACGTGGCATCATTCAGAATACCCTGGAGTTCCACGATGTCGAGGTGCCGCGTTCTTACGTGCTCTCTCGCGATCAAGACGGCTGGGGCGCGGCGGCATCTAGTATGAACCGCGGCCGCGTCGGTGTGGCTGCTATGGGTCTTGGAGCCCTTGAGCGCGCTATCCAGGTCGCAGCCTCTTATGCAAGCCATCGTCGGCTCGGTAAACTGCGTATGATCGAGAACAGCTACATCGAGCAGTTATTTGGGCAGATGGTGCTGCGGCGGGAAGTCGTGAAGGCGATGCTGGCCGCATCCTGCCGACTTGTTTCAGCGCAGGGCGCGCCAAACGTCCACCTTACGTCGGCAACGAAGGTTTTGTCCTCGGAGTGGTGCGGCCTTGTCGCTGATCAATGCGTCCAGCTGTTAGGTGGCCGTGGTTACGATGAGGGAGCGCCTTTAGCCAAAATCTATCGAGACGCTCGCATCCTTCGCATCTTCGAAGGTCCGACTGAGGCGCTCCTATCACATCTCGGCCGCTGCCTCCTCTCTAAAGCCACGCGTGACGAAATAGCCGATCTCTTTCGGTCAGTTGGAGCGGCATCAGTCCATGCTGCTGCAATTGAGGAGCTCTCTGGGCTCAATGAGACAGACGGTGCCGTGCTGATCTATGCGGGTTGGCTCACCACATTGGGGCTGGCAAAAGCTGTCATGTCTGCTGGCTGCTTCTCTGCCTCAGATTGCGCCGCAGCGGCGGCTGACCTGGTCAGTTCCGAACTTGCAACTCTCCGTACTCGCGCGCCGGCCCGGCAATCTGTCGAAGTCCGCAATCGGGCTAGTCGGACTCTGACCACCTTCCTTGAAGACGCGGCTTGTTCGATTCGCTCACCTGTCCTCACGGACGATTACCTCAGACTGGTGCAGTATGTCTGA